A single Perognathus longimembris pacificus isolate PPM17 chromosome 17, ASM2315922v1, whole genome shotgun sequence DNA region contains:
- the LOC125365786 gene encoding transmembrane protein 234-like: MGQVLALVLLAALWRGTQPLLKRASAGLQQVREPTWAHQLLQEMKILFLNTEYLMPFLLNQCGSLLYYLTLASTDLTLAVPFCNSLAIVFTLIVGKVLGEDIGGKGAVAGMTLTVTGIALCITSSVSKAQGPPSTL; the protein is encoded by the coding sequence GGCAGGTGCTGGCTCTGGTCCTGTTGGCCGCGCTGTGGCGTGGCACGCAGCCGCTGCTGAAGCGGGCCTCGGCCGGCCTGCAGCAGGTTCGGGAGCCTACCTGGGCCCACCAGTTGCTGCAGGAGATGAAGATCCTGTTCTTGAATACCGAGTACCTGATGCCCTTTCTCCTCAACCAGTGTGGCTCCCTTCTGTACTACCTCACCTTGGCATCAACAGATCTGACCCTTGCTGTGCCCTTCTGTAACTCCCTGGCCATTGTCTTCACGCTTATTGTTGGGAAGGTCCTTGGGGAAGATATTGGTGGAAAAGGAGCAGTTGCTGGCATGACGCTCACTGTAACAGGAATTGCACTTTGCATCACAAGCTCAGTGAGCAAGGCCCAGGGACCACCATCTACCTTGTAG